The following DNA comes from Pseudomonas sp. MYb118.
GAACACGATAGCCGAGGCCGTCAGATTCATCGCATACTTAGCGATATGCTCAGGCACTACCTTCGCGTTTTCTCCTGCGCCATGGGCTGAGCTCAGCTTATTGCGAAGCGTGCTCACAACCATCAACGGAGTCTCCCAAAAGCCTTCCATCTGCGTCTGGGCCATGATGGTTCTCAAAAGCTTTGCAGTGCTATCGCCCTCGCTGTAGCCGAAACGCTTCTGGCCGCAAATCACCTTCATGACGCTCTCATAACTGGCATTGCACTTGGTGACACAGTCACCGAATTTCCGATGCCTGTAGTCTTCAAGCGCGGCCATAAACTCGGTGTTGGCATAGCGAAATGCCGGTTGCTGGAGCAACTGAAGTGCCGGCTCAATTGCCGTTTCATGGATCACCTGACTGTCCTTGGGGATCACCTTCGATTCTTCAAGAAGCCTTATTCTCTGGCTACTGCGAAAATCGTCGCTGTGCCAAGGCTCCCAGACCTGTTTGGTGACAAAGTAAGGCAGGTCATCAATGCTCAAGAACTCGTTCAATCGAGTCACGACGTCCTCTTGCCGTCCACCTAGGCACATATGTGCGTCTGTCTGCAGGATGTACTCAACTGCGTCCAGAAAGTGGGCATCACTACACGTGGTTAGGAACTGCAGGGTATCGTCCTGAGGAGACATGCCCTGACGCTGACTCAAAGAGACACGCCCCACCAAGTAGGTCAGCTTTCCATGAAGATGTTCAAGAGCCGGAAGTAGGCTCCCGTCGC
Coding sequences within:
- a CDS encoding abortive infection family protein; its protein translation is MQQEDDVIGNIFNVFSRRKVNQAAVRKPLTPGFRQRTLMLLRDAGDGSLLPALEHLHGKLTYLVGRVSLSQRQGMSPQDDTLQFLTTCSDAHFLDAVEYILQTDAHMCLGGRQEDVVTRLNEFLSIDDLPYFVTKQVWEPWHSDDFRSSQRIRLLEESKVIPKDSQVIHETAIEPALQLLQQPAFRYANTEFMAALEDYRHRKFGDCVTKCNASYESVMKVICGQKRFGYSEGDSTAKLLRTIMAQTQMEGFWETPLMVVSTLRNKLSSAHGAGENAKVVPEHIAKYAMNLTASAIVFLHDQAYSGK